The Neodiprion virginianus isolate iyNeoVirg1 chromosome 5, iyNeoVirg1.1, whole genome shotgun sequence genome contains a region encoding:
- the LOC124305656 gene encoding cohesin subunit SA-1 isoform X6: protein MNHRSTTDGRMMHRRGGKRIRMDDPVPPEYEAPMTPMTPMTPMTPLHETASNELQESYSSYASYQAPQTPIHNPTPEHYSPDSYSSPGTSHQQQQQYVEQTTSFEPAAQFEQPMTPLAPANMRITRNTRARLRGSTVQQPKYKEIDTDFIPTVAPRGRGGGGRGRGRRVPHSNNLEDEASLYYIIKNNRSSLTTIVDDWIEKYKIDRGNALLMLMQFFINASGCKGRITSEMQTTMEHVAIIRKMTEEFDEESGEYPLILPGQQWKKFRSNFCEFVQILVRQCQYSIIYDQFLMDNVISLLTGLSDSQVRAFRHTATLAAMKLMTALVDVALTVSINLDNTQRQYEAERQKAREKRAADRLESLMAKRKELEENMDEIKNMLTYMFKSVFVHRYRDTLPEIRAHCMAEIGVWMKKFHQNFLDDSYLKYIGWTLHDKVGEVRLKCLQALQPLYASEELKLKLELFTSKFKDRIVAMTLDKEYDVAVQAVKLVISILKHHREILTDKDCEHVYELVYSSHRAVAQAAGEFLNERLFVPDEEAVAGVKTKRGKKRLPNTPLIRDLVLFFIESELHEHGAYLVDSLIETNQMMKDWECMTDLLLEEAGPEEEALDNQKETSLIELMVCCIKQAATGEAPVGRGPTRKNMSAKELKQVQDDKQRLTEHFIQTLPLLLDKYRADPEKLANLLAIPQYFDLDIYTKSRQEQNLESLLKKIHTIVEKINDTEVLDTAAKTLEHMCIERHAIYTSCDLARSTLIDMIVNKYKEAIDEYRSLIEGGDVPNEDEIFETIQSLKKVAIFYSCHNMNPWGIWDSLYKDIEGARDPARCLPHEAVKYCISACFFAILWGQNHLLEAVDSGSKRGEDECCELKKRLHILMDQMCYLVGGDGNAVVVPPILREEAYNSICDLLVMFCNQLSTHHNPLMHHLVYETDQNMQNMLNKFIQEYVFCEEEDDEHDEHSKIEELHKRRNFLAGYCKLIVYNMMPTKAAADVFKHYVKYYNDYGDIIKTTLGKARDINKTNCALTMQHSLNILYNEIVAEKGKVSRNSEEFTAIKELAKRFALSFGLDAVKNRDAIAALHRAGVLFAITPPDGVELDPTGPPPNLAFLEILSEFTNKLLKQDKRVVLNFLDKRLQAGMPSSRGEDWQPLLLYRNSLLHGETDQVPVTSKRAYTRRKKDLLAEEEEADEADDNSDHEFMGMLPP from the exons AT gaaCCATCGGTCGACAACAGACGGCAGGATGATGCACAGGCGGGGGGGAAAGCGGATTCGGATGGATGATCCCGTCCCTCCGGAGTACGAGGCTCCCATGACCCCCATGACTCCGATGACCCCAATGACACCTTTGCACGAAACTGCCAGTAATGAACTTCAGGAATCTTATTCATCGTATGCATCATACCAAGCGCCACAAACTCCTATACACAACCCCAC CCCCGAACATTACTCGCCGGACAGCTACAGCTCACCAGGTACCTCACatcaacagcaacaacagtATGTGGAACAAACGACTAGTTTTGAACCAGCTGCACAGTTTGAGCAGCCAATGACACCTCTGGCACCAGCTAACATGAGGATCACAAGGAATACACGCGCCAGATTACGTG GTAGCACAGTTCAACAGCcaaaatataaagaaattgATACGGACTTTATACCCACTGTCGCCCCTAGAGGTCGTGGTGGAGGTGGACGAGGTCGTGGTCGACGGGTTCCACATTCTAACAATCTTGAAGACGAAGCCAGTCTTTACTACATTATCAAAAACAATCGTTCTTCCCTTACC ACTATAGTTGACGACTGGATTGAGAAGTACAAAATCGATAGAGGAAATGCCCTCCTCATGCttatgcaattttttattaatgcgAGTGGCTGTAAAGGACGTATTACATCCGAAATGCAGACTACTATGGAGCATGTAGCTATAATTCGTAAAATGACGGAAGAATTTGATGAG GAAAGTGGAGAGTATCCATTGATCTTGCCTGGACAGCAATGGAAGAAGTTCCGatcaaatttttgtgaatttgttcaaattctgGTTCGCCAATGCCAATATTCCATAATCTACGACCAATTCCTTATGGACAATGTTATTTCTTTGCTTACTGGGTTGTCAGATTCCCAAGTCAGAGCTTTCAGACACACTGCAACCTTAGCTG CAATGAAGCTCATGACTGCCCTTGTAGACGTTGCTCTAACTGTATCGATAAATCTCGACAATACACAGCGTCAGTATGAAGCCGAAAGGCAGAAGGCAAGAGAAAAGCGAGCAGCTGACAGATTGGAGTCACTAATGGCGAAAAGAAAGGAACTTGAAGAAAACATGGATGAGATTAAGAACATGCTGACATACATGTTTAAGTCTGTGTTCGTTCATCGTTACCGAGATACTTTACCAGAGATTCGAGCGCATTGTATGGCTGAAATTGGTgtatggatgaaaaaatttcaccagaACTTTCTTGATGATTCGTATTTGAAATACATAg GATGGACGCTACACGATAAAGTTGGCGAAGTTAGACTCAAGTGTTTGCAAGCGTTGCAGCCGTTGTATGCCTCGGAAGAATTGAAACTCAAACTGGAGCTATTTACTAGCAAATTCAAGGATCGAATTGTTGCAATGACGTTGGACAAAGAGTACGATGTTGCGGTCCAAGCAGTGAAGCTTGTTATATCTATATTGAAACATCACAGAGAAATATTGACAGACAAGGACTGTGAGCATGTCTATGAGCTGGTTTACTCATCGCATAGAGCTGTCGCGCAGGCTGCTGGAGAATTCCTCAACGAACGACTCTTTGTACCGGACGAAGAAGCAGTCGCAGGTGTAAAGACGAAACGGGGTAAAAAAAGACTTCCAAACACACCCCTGATCAGAGATCTCgttctatttttcattgaatCTGAGCTCCACGAACATGGCGCGTATCTAGTCGACTCGTTGATCGAGACTAACCAAATGATGAAAGACTGGGAATGCATGACTGATTTATTGCTTGAGGAAGCAGGACCGGAGGAAGAAGCACTTGATAATCAGAAAGAAACTTCTCTGATCGAGTTGATGGTTTGTTGCATAAAACAAGCTGCCACAG GTGAAGCACCGGTTGGCAGGGGTCCAACGCGTAAGAATATGTCCGCAAAAGAATTGAAACAGGTTCAAGATGACAAGCAACGACTTACGGAACACTTTATTCAGACTTTACCTTTGCTCTTGGATAAATATAGAGCCGACCCAGAAAAATTAGCAAATTTACTTGCGATACCTCAATACTTTGATCTCGACATATACACTAAATCAAGACAGGAGCAAAACCTTGAGtcactgttgaaaaaaattcacaccattgttgagaaaataaatgacaCCGAAGTGTTGGACACAGCAGCCAAAACTTTGGAACATATGTGCATCGAGCGTCATGCAATATACACTAG CTGTGACCTGGCCCGATCAACCTTGATCGACATGATAGTGAACAAATATAAAGAGGCTATCGACGAATACAGATCATTGATAGAGGGAGGAGACGTTCCAAATGAAGATGAAATATTTGAGACTATTCAATCCCTCAAAAAAGTAGCGATATTCTACAGTTGTCATAATATGAATCCATGGGGGATTTGGGACTCATTGTACAAAGATATTGAAGGTGCAAGGGATCCTGCAAG GTGTTTACCGCACGAAGCAGTAAAATATTGTATcagtgcttgctttttcgcaattttgtgGGGACAAAATCATCTATTAGAAGCAGTTGACTCGGGAAGCAAACGAGGGGAAGACGAATGCTGCGAATTGAAGAAACGTTTACACATTCTGATGGATCAGATGTGTTATTTGGTTGGGGGCGATGGCAATGCAGTG GTTGTACCCCCAATTCTGAGAGAAGAAGCTTACAATTCAATTTGCGACTTGTTGGTTATGTTTTGTAACCAATTGAGCACGCATCATAATCCTTTGATGCATCATTTGGTTTATGAAACTGATCAGAATATGCAGAACatgttgaataaattcatACAAGAGTATGTTTTCTGTGAGGAGGAGGATG ATGAACACGACGAACACTCAAAGATTGAAGAATTACATAaaaggagaaattttttggctGGATACTGTAAACTGATCGTTTATAATATGATGCCCACAAAAGCTGCTGCTGACGTTTTTAAGCATTATGTCAAGTACTACAATGATTATGGTGATATAATAAAAACTACTCTCGGCAAGGCAAgggatataaataaaacaaattgtGCTCTAACAATGCAGCACAGTTTGAACATTCTCTACAATGAAATAGTCGcagaaaaaggaaaagtaaGCAGAAACAGCGAAGAGTTTACTGCTATAAAG GAATTAGCTAAGCGGTTTGCCTTGTCTTTTGGCTTGGATGCAGTGAAAAACCGTGATGCAATTGCAGCTCTACACAGAGCGGGTGTTTTATTTGCTATAACACCTCCAGACGGAGTAGAATTGGACCCAACTGGACCTCCTCCCAATCTGGCTTTCTTAGAAATATTGTctgaatttacaaataaactTCTGAAGCAAGACAAACGCGTTGT GTTGAACTTTCTCGACAAGCGATTACAAGCTGGCATGCCATCATCGAGAGGAGAGGATTGGCAACCATTGTTATTGTACAGAAATAGCTTATTACATGGTGAAACTGATCAAGTTCCAGTCACAAGTAAACGTGCCTACACAAGACGCAAGAAAGATCTCCTCGCTG AAGAAGAGGAAGCTGACGAGGCTGACGACAATTCCGACCACGAGTTCATGGG TATGCTACCGCCGTAG
- the LOC124305656 gene encoding cohesin subunit SA-1 isoform X7: MNHRSTTDGRMMHRRGGKRIRMDDPVPPEYEAPMTPMTPMTPMTPLHETASNELQESYSSYASYQAPQTPIHNPTPEHYSPDSYSSPGTSHQQQQQYVEQTTSFEPAAQFEQPMTPLAPANMRITRNTRARLRGSTVQQPKYKEIDTDFIPTVAPRGRGGGGRGRGRRVPHSNNLEDEASLYYIIKNNRSSLTTIVDDWIEKYKIDRGNALLMLMQFFINASGCKGRITSEMQTTMEHVAIIRKMTEEFDEESGEYPLILPGQQWKKFRSNFCEFVQILVRQCQYSIIYDQFLMDNVISLLTGLSDSQVRAFRHTATLAAMKLMTALVDVALTVSINLDNTQRQYEAERQKAREKRAADRLESLMAKRKELEENMDEIKNMLTYMFKSVFVHRYRDTLPEIRAHCMAEIGVWMKKFHQNFLDDSYLKYIGWTLHDKVGEVRLKCLQALQPLYASEELKLKLELFTSKFKDRIVAMTLDKEYDVAVQAVKLVISILKHHREILTDKDCEHVYELVYSSHRAVAQAAGEFLNERLFVPDEEAVAGVKTKRGKKRLPNTPLIRDLVLFFIESELHEHGAYLVDSLIETNQMMKDWECMTDLLLEEAGPEEEALDNQKETSLIELMVCCIKQAATGEAPVGRGPTRKNMSAKELKQVQDDKQRLTEHFIQTLPLLLDKYRADPEKLANLLAIPQYFDLDIYTKSRQEQNLESLLKKIHTIVEKINDTEVLDTAAKTLEHMCIERHAIYTSCDLARSTLIDMIVNKYKEAIDEYRSLIEGGDVPNEDEIFETIQSLKKVAIFYSCHNMNPWGIWDSLYKDIEGARDPARCLPHEAVKYCISACFFAILWGQNHLLEAVDSGSKRGEDECCELKKRLHILMDQMCYLVGGDGNAVVVPPILREEAYNSICDLLVMFCNQLSTHHNPLMHHLVYETDQNMQNMLNKFIQEYVFCEEEDDEHDEHSKIEELHKRRNFLAGYCKLIVYNMMPTKAAADVFKHYVKYYNDYGDIIKTTLGKARDINKTNCALTMQHSLNILYNEIVAEKGKVSRNSEEFTAIKELAKRFALSFGLDAVKNRDAIAALHRAGVLFAITPPDGVELDPTGPPPNLAFLEILSEFTNKLLKQDKRVVLNFLDKRLQAGMPSSRGEDWQPLLLYRNSLLHGETDQVPVTSKRAYTRRKKDLLAEEEADEADDNSDHEFMGMLPP, from the exons AT gaaCCATCGGTCGACAACAGACGGCAGGATGATGCACAGGCGGGGGGGAAAGCGGATTCGGATGGATGATCCCGTCCCTCCGGAGTACGAGGCTCCCATGACCCCCATGACTCCGATGACCCCAATGACACCTTTGCACGAAACTGCCAGTAATGAACTTCAGGAATCTTATTCATCGTATGCATCATACCAAGCGCCACAAACTCCTATACACAACCCCAC CCCCGAACATTACTCGCCGGACAGCTACAGCTCACCAGGTACCTCACatcaacagcaacaacagtATGTGGAACAAACGACTAGTTTTGAACCAGCTGCACAGTTTGAGCAGCCAATGACACCTCTGGCACCAGCTAACATGAGGATCACAAGGAATACACGCGCCAGATTACGTG GTAGCACAGTTCAACAGCcaaaatataaagaaattgATACGGACTTTATACCCACTGTCGCCCCTAGAGGTCGTGGTGGAGGTGGACGAGGTCGTGGTCGACGGGTTCCACATTCTAACAATCTTGAAGACGAAGCCAGTCTTTACTACATTATCAAAAACAATCGTTCTTCCCTTACC ACTATAGTTGACGACTGGATTGAGAAGTACAAAATCGATAGAGGAAATGCCCTCCTCATGCttatgcaattttttattaatgcgAGTGGCTGTAAAGGACGTATTACATCCGAAATGCAGACTACTATGGAGCATGTAGCTATAATTCGTAAAATGACGGAAGAATTTGATGAG GAAAGTGGAGAGTATCCATTGATCTTGCCTGGACAGCAATGGAAGAAGTTCCGatcaaatttttgtgaatttgttcaaattctgGTTCGCCAATGCCAATATTCCATAATCTACGACCAATTCCTTATGGACAATGTTATTTCTTTGCTTACTGGGTTGTCAGATTCCCAAGTCAGAGCTTTCAGACACACTGCAACCTTAGCTG CAATGAAGCTCATGACTGCCCTTGTAGACGTTGCTCTAACTGTATCGATAAATCTCGACAATACACAGCGTCAGTATGAAGCCGAAAGGCAGAAGGCAAGAGAAAAGCGAGCAGCTGACAGATTGGAGTCACTAATGGCGAAAAGAAAGGAACTTGAAGAAAACATGGATGAGATTAAGAACATGCTGACATACATGTTTAAGTCTGTGTTCGTTCATCGTTACCGAGATACTTTACCAGAGATTCGAGCGCATTGTATGGCTGAAATTGGTgtatggatgaaaaaatttcaccagaACTTTCTTGATGATTCGTATTTGAAATACATAg GATGGACGCTACACGATAAAGTTGGCGAAGTTAGACTCAAGTGTTTGCAAGCGTTGCAGCCGTTGTATGCCTCGGAAGAATTGAAACTCAAACTGGAGCTATTTACTAGCAAATTCAAGGATCGAATTGTTGCAATGACGTTGGACAAAGAGTACGATGTTGCGGTCCAAGCAGTGAAGCTTGTTATATCTATATTGAAACATCACAGAGAAATATTGACAGACAAGGACTGTGAGCATGTCTATGAGCTGGTTTACTCATCGCATAGAGCTGTCGCGCAGGCTGCTGGAGAATTCCTCAACGAACGACTCTTTGTACCGGACGAAGAAGCAGTCGCAGGTGTAAAGACGAAACGGGGTAAAAAAAGACTTCCAAACACACCCCTGATCAGAGATCTCgttctatttttcattgaatCTGAGCTCCACGAACATGGCGCGTATCTAGTCGACTCGTTGATCGAGACTAACCAAATGATGAAAGACTGGGAATGCATGACTGATTTATTGCTTGAGGAAGCAGGACCGGAGGAAGAAGCACTTGATAATCAGAAAGAAACTTCTCTGATCGAGTTGATGGTTTGTTGCATAAAACAAGCTGCCACAG GTGAAGCACCGGTTGGCAGGGGTCCAACGCGTAAGAATATGTCCGCAAAAGAATTGAAACAGGTTCAAGATGACAAGCAACGACTTACGGAACACTTTATTCAGACTTTACCTTTGCTCTTGGATAAATATAGAGCCGACCCAGAAAAATTAGCAAATTTACTTGCGATACCTCAATACTTTGATCTCGACATATACACTAAATCAAGACAGGAGCAAAACCTTGAGtcactgttgaaaaaaattcacaccattgttgagaaaataaatgacaCCGAAGTGTTGGACACAGCAGCCAAAACTTTGGAACATATGTGCATCGAGCGTCATGCAATATACACTAG CTGTGACCTGGCCCGATCAACCTTGATCGACATGATAGTGAACAAATATAAAGAGGCTATCGACGAATACAGATCATTGATAGAGGGAGGAGACGTTCCAAATGAAGATGAAATATTTGAGACTATTCAATCCCTCAAAAAAGTAGCGATATTCTACAGTTGTCATAATATGAATCCATGGGGGATTTGGGACTCATTGTACAAAGATATTGAAGGTGCAAGGGATCCTGCAAG GTGTTTACCGCACGAAGCAGTAAAATATTGTATcagtgcttgctttttcgcaattttgtgGGGACAAAATCATCTATTAGAAGCAGTTGACTCGGGAAGCAAACGAGGGGAAGACGAATGCTGCGAATTGAAGAAACGTTTACACATTCTGATGGATCAGATGTGTTATTTGGTTGGGGGCGATGGCAATGCAGTG GTTGTACCCCCAATTCTGAGAGAAGAAGCTTACAATTCAATTTGCGACTTGTTGGTTATGTTTTGTAACCAATTGAGCACGCATCATAATCCTTTGATGCATCATTTGGTTTATGAAACTGATCAGAATATGCAGAACatgttgaataaattcatACAAGAGTATGTTTTCTGTGAGGAGGAGGATG ATGAACACGACGAACACTCAAAGATTGAAGAATTACATAaaaggagaaattttttggctGGATACTGTAAACTGATCGTTTATAATATGATGCCCACAAAAGCTGCTGCTGACGTTTTTAAGCATTATGTCAAGTACTACAATGATTATGGTGATATAATAAAAACTACTCTCGGCAAGGCAAgggatataaataaaacaaattgtGCTCTAACAATGCAGCACAGTTTGAACATTCTCTACAATGAAATAGTCGcagaaaaaggaaaagtaaGCAGAAACAGCGAAGAGTTTACTGCTATAAAG GAATTAGCTAAGCGGTTTGCCTTGTCTTTTGGCTTGGATGCAGTGAAAAACCGTGATGCAATTGCAGCTCTACACAGAGCGGGTGTTTTATTTGCTATAACACCTCCAGACGGAGTAGAATTGGACCCAACTGGACCTCCTCCCAATCTGGCTTTCTTAGAAATATTGTctgaatttacaaataaactTCTGAAGCAAGACAAACGCGTTGT GTTGAACTTTCTCGACAAGCGATTACAAGCTGGCATGCCATCATCGAGAGGAGAGGATTGGCAACCATTGTTATTGTACAGAAATAGCTTATTACATGGTGAAACTGATCAAGTTCCAGTCACAAGTAAACGTGCCTACACAAGACGCAAGAAAGATCTCCTCGCTG AAGAGGAAGCTGACGAGGCTGACGACAATTCCGACCACGAGTTCATGGG TATGCTACCGCCGTAG